A window from Malania oleifera isolate guangnan ecotype guangnan chromosome 7, ASM2987363v1, whole genome shotgun sequence encodes these proteins:
- the LOC131160759 gene encoding uncharacterized mitochondrial protein AtMg00810-like, protein MDIDRGASPLGGVPRVGKYTAWMVTMRINAANGIIAMVIPLKLSLLKPSPQSCSISGYKALDWNGASLPITHTGKIFPSPDFHLFDVLVVPHPTKNLLSISKLMSDFPLSITFTNDFFTVRNRQTGRVVATCNNSKLLDSFTCKFNFEFATKDLGSLGYFLGLEATSTTDCLLISQLKYARDILTCAQLLDSKLVHTPMVVSQHLSVDGSLFSNIMLYRSLVGALQYLTITHPDIAHVVNSVSQFLHSLTEDHFLDVKRILHYIKGTLHFGLIFHPSTALGALLAYSDAYWVGCPDTHHSASSYCIYLGNNLVSWNAKKQPTLFRSNTL, encoded by the exons ATGGACATAGATAGGGGGGCTTCTCCTCTGGGCGGTGTCCCCCGCGTTGGCAAATATACCGCATGGATGGTCACTATGCGGATCAATGCAGCAAACGGTATAATCGCCATGGTCATACCTCTGAAGCTCAGCTTGCTGAAGCCCTCGCCTCAATCATGTTCCATCTCCGGATATAAGGCTTTAGATTG GAATGGTGCGTCACTACCTATCACCCACACTGGTAAAATTTTTCCTTCCCCTGATTTTCACCTGTTCGATGTTCTGGTTGTTCCTCACCCCACTAAAAATCTATTGTCCATTAGTAAATTAATGTCTGATTTCCCATTGTCTATTACATTTACTAATGATTTTTTTACTGTTCGAAATCGCCAAACGGGAAGGGTGGTGGCAACCT GCAACAACTCCAAACTTCTTGACAGTTTTACTTGCAAGTTCAATTTTGAGTTCGCTACCAAGGATTTGGGTTCCCTCGGTTACTTCCTTGGTCTTGAAGctacctccaccactgattgtcTTCTTATTAGTCAGCTGAAATATGCACGGGACATTCTTACATGTGCTCAGTTACTTGATAGCAAATTAGTCCACACCCCAATGGTTGTTTCCCAGCACCTGTCCGTTGATGGTTCTTTGTTTTCGAATATCATGCTTTATAGATCTCTTGTTGGTGCTCTTCAATATTTGACTATCACACATCCCGATATTGCTCATGTTGTCAACTCTGTCAGTCAATTTCTTCACTCTCTAACTGAAGATCATTTCCTTGATGTCAAACGTATTCTTCACTATATTAAGGGCACACTACATTTTGGCCTCATTTTTCATCCATCTACTGCTCTTGGTGCTTTACTTGCTTACTCTGATGCATACTGGGTAGGATGCCCTGATACTCATCATTCTGCCTCTAGTTATTGTATTTATCTTGGCAACAATTTAGTGTCTTGGAATGCAAAGAAACAGCCTACTCTTTTTCGCTCCAATACATTGTGA
- the LOC131160522 gene encoding E3 ubiquitin-protein ligase RHA2B-like has product MAALSQFISHLYTMAVIFFTLLLIEVVILVRAVTGAVYSSDDGPITTTRYLELLEEKIPTIRYRSGLRPEPAECTVCLSSVEEGEEIRKLQCKHTFHKVCLDRWLQQDYATCPLCRRTVLPEEIVTKYWRPQNQVDYWGSDEELVFLLSAVQGNSLHSSFL; this is encoded by the coding sequence ATGGCCGCTCTCTCCCAATTCATCTCTCACCTCTATACCATGGCCGTAATTTTCTTCACTCTCCTCCTCATCGAAGTTGTAATTCTAGTCCGGGCCGTTACCGGAGCCGTCTACAGCTCCGACGACGGCCCCATCACCACGACTCGGTATCTCGAGCTCTTAGAGGAAAAAATACCGACGATTCGCTACCGGAGCGGATTGAGGCCGGAGCCAGCGGAATGCACCGTCTGCCTCTCATCAGTCGAGGAAGGagaagagatcaggaaattgCAGTGCAAGCACACATTCCACAAGGTTTGCCTCGACCGGTGGCTGCAGCAGGATTACGCCACTTGCCCGCTCTGCCGGAGAACGGTGTTGCCGGAGGAGATCGTGACCAAATACTGGCGCCCGCAAAACCAGGTAGACTATTGGGGGAGTGATGAGGAACTAGTATTCTTGTTGTCTGCCGTTCAAGGTAACAGTTTACATAGTAGTTtcttgtaa